The nucleotide sequence AGCAGCGAGGAAGGCGCCGCCGAGAAGTTCCGCGAGGCCAACGAAGCCTACGAGGTGCTCAAGGATCCGGAAAAACGCGCCGCCTACGATCAGCTCGGCCGCGGCGGCGGCCCGCGCGCGCAGGGCGACGACGGGGCTGGCTTCGAGCCACCGCCGGGCTGGGAATCGAACTTCGATTTTCACGGCGGCGGTTATACCGGCGCCGATGCCGGCGGTTTCAGCGATTTCTTCGAGTCCCTGTTCGGTCGCGGCGGTTTTAGAGCCGCGGGCGGTCGAGGTCCCGGGGCCTCCGCAGGAGGCGCCATGCGCGGCCAGGACCAGACCGCTCGCATCGCGCTGGATCTGGAGGACGCGTTTCAGGGTGGCCAGAAAATGTTGTCGCTGCGCGTGCCGGAAGTCGATGCGCATGGCCGCGTCGTCAACCGCGAACGTACCGTGCGGGTGAACATCCCCAAGGGTGTGCGCGCCGGCCAGCAGCTGCGGCTGAGCGGCCAGGGGATGCCCGGCCTCGGTGGCGGCGACGCCGGCGATCTGTATCTTGAGATCGAATTCCGCCCCCATCCCCTGTTCCGTCTGGACGACCGCAACCTGATCCTCGAGTTGCCGGTTGCCCCCTGGGAAGCCGCGCTCGGCGCGACGGTCAAGACCCCGACGCCGGCAGGGCCGGTCGATCTCAAGATTCCGGCCGGGTCGAACGCCGGCCGGCGACTGCGTCTGAAAGGCCGGGGCATGCCGGGCAAGACGCCGGGCGATCTGATCGCCATCCTCAAGATCGTATTGCCGGAACGCCTCGACGACGAAACCCGTACGCTCTACGAGCGCCTGGCGCGCGAGAGCGACTTCAATCCCCGCAAGACACTGGGGGTCTGATATGCAAGACACGCGCTATACGCTGACCTGCGAGCTCGTCGATCACGGCGAAACGCTGACCTTCGCCGAGCTCTGCCGGTCCTGCGGCGTCCATGCGGAATGGGTCGCCCTGCTGGTCGAACATGGCGTGCTCGAGCCGGTGGCGCCGCGCGAACGCCAGTGGCGCTTCGCCATCACGCAACTGCCGCGGGTGCATACTGCACGCCGGCTGGCACAGGATCTCGACCTCAACGCCTCGGGCATCGCGCTGGCGCTGGAGTTGATCGACGAAATCCGCACGCTGCGCAGCCAGCTGGCCGCACGGGAGACGCTGGACGCGCATTGATGCGCGTCCAGCGCGCCGGGCAGGCCGGGCTCAGTGCGCCAGCAACAGCGGTAGCGGGGGCGGCGCGTCGATCACGTCCCGCGTCACCCCGCCCAGCACCAGTTCGCGCAGCCGCGAGTGGCCATAGACGCCCATGCAGATCAGATCGGCGTTCATCTCGATCGCTTCGGTGAGCAGCGTATCGGCCACACCGACGCTGTCGCTGTCCGCAAGACGCACTTCGGCCTCGATGCCGTGCCGCGCCAGATACAACGCGATGTCGGCGCCGGGATTGTCGCCCAGGCGACGATGGGCGGAGCCATCCGGATCGATCACCAGCACGCACACCTGTTCGGCGCGCGCCATCAGCGGCAGCGCCGCCGTCGCGGCCCGGGTCGACTCGCGGCTGGCGTTCCAGGCCAACATGATGCGCTGGCCCAGGCGTCGATCCCGGTCGGCTTCCGGCACCGCGATCACCGGGCGCGAAGACACGATCGCGAGCCGCGCCGCGAGATCGCCGCCGCTCATGACCAGCGCATCCGCATAACGCGCATGCAGCGCCAGCGTATTCAGTGTTTCCCCCCGCACGAAACGCCATTCGTTGGTTTCCACCCCTTCTGCCCGACAGGCGGCCTCGAAGGCCTCGCGAGCCGCCAGCGTGGCTTCATCCCGGCCGCTGGCGGCCTCGGGATCGACATCGGCGATATTCGGGTAGGCCAACGGGTAGCGATAATACGGCGGCTCGTAGACGTACAACCCGGTCAGATGGGCGTCGAAGCGCGCGGCCAGCGCGGCGGCCTGATTGATCGCGGCGCGATCCAGCGAGACCTCCGTGATGGCAATGATCAGACTCTTGTAGCTCATGGCAGTGTTCCCTGCGTGATCCGGACACGACCCGGCCGAATGCCGGGCATACCGCCAGATTAACGCCGGTCCGGCGCACAGGACCTGATCTGGATCAACTCACATCGCGCCAGGCCGCGGCAGCCGCCGCGTCGAAGTAACGCTCGAGCAGGCGGATCTGGCGCGCCGCGCCCGCCGCGGTCATCAGATCCATGTACAGGGCCGGATGCGGCGCGCGGCGCTCGCACAGCCAGCCGATATGCCGGCGGGCCACCCGCACCCCCTGTTGTTCGCCGTAGAAATCGTGCACCTGTTCGATCAACCCCAGAACGATTTCGGCCTCGTCCGCCAGATCCGGCGCGACCGCCACCTTGCCCGCCATGGCCGCGGCCAGCTCACGAAACAGCCACGGGCAGCGACCGGCCGCGCGCCCGATCATCAGGCCGTCGGCGCCGGTCGCCGCCAGCACTTTGCGCGCGCGGTCGACCGAATCCACATCGCCGTTGGCCCAGACCGGAATCGAAACCGAGGCCGCGACCGCCGCGATGGTGTCGTACTCGGCCACCCCGCGATAATGCTGATCCCGGGTTCGCCCGTGCACGGCCAGCGCGGCAATGCCCGCCGCCTCGGCCCGCTTCGCGATGGCGACCGCGTTGATTCGATCGGCCGAGATGCCGGTGCGCATCTTGAGTGTGACCGGCACCGGCGAGGCCGCCACCACGGCCTCCAGAATCCGGGCCACATTGTCAGTATCGGCCATGAGCGCCGAGCCGGCCGCCTTGCGACAGACCTTCTTGGCCGGGCAGCCCATGTTGATGTCGATGATGTCGGCCCCGGCGTCGGCGTTGACACGGGCCGCCGTGGCCAGATCGGTCGCATCACCCCCGGCGATCTGGATGACCCGGGGCGCGGGCTCGCCCGAGAAATCCAGCCGCAGCCGCGACTTGCGGGTAGCGCGCAGTTCCGTACGAGCCGAAACCATCTCGCCTACCGTCAGCGACGCGCCGAACCCGCGACACAGGCGCCGGAACACGCGGT is from Salinisphaera sp. LB1 and encodes:
- a CDS encoding universal stress protein, giving the protein MSYKSLIIAITEVSLDRAAINQAAALAARFDAHLTGLYVYEPPYYRYPLAYPNIADVDPEAASGRDEATLAAREAFEAACRAEGVETNEWRFVRGETLNTLALHARYADALVMSGGDLAARLAIVSSRPVIAVPEADRDRRLGQRIMLAWNASRESTRAATAALPLMARAEQVCVLVIDPDGSAHRRLGDNPGADIALYLARHGIEAEVRLADSDSVGVADTLLTEAIEMNADLICMGVYGHSRLRELVLGGVTRDVIDAPPPLPLLLAH
- a CDS encoding chaperone modulator CbpM; this encodes MQDTRYTLTCELVDHGETLTFAELCRSCGVHAEWVALLVEHGVLEPVAPRERQWRFAITQLPRVHTARRLAQDLDLNASGIALALELIDEIRTLRSQLAARETLDAH
- the dusB gene encoding tRNA dihydrouridine synthase DusB, whose protein sequence is MEIAGYRFPNALALAPMAGVTDRVFRRLCRGFGASLTVGEMVSARTELRATRKSRLRLDFSGEPAPRVIQIAGGDATDLATAARVNADAGADIIDINMGCPAKKVCRKAAGSALMADTDNVARILEAVVAASPVPVTLKMRTGISADRINAVAIAKRAEAAGIAALAVHGRTRDQHYRGVAEYDTIAAVAASVSIPVWANGDVDSVDRARKVLAATGADGLMIGRAAGRCPWLFRELAAAMAGKVAVAPDLADEAEIVLGLIEQVHDFYGEQQGVRVARRHIGWLCERRAPHPALYMDLMTAAGAARQIRLLERYFDAAAAAAWRDVS
- a CDS encoding DnaJ C-terminal domain-containing protein, encoding MEYKDYYKILGVERDATEDDIKRAYRKLARKYHPDVSSEEGAAEKFREANEAYEVLKDPEKRAAYDQLGRGGGPRAQGDDGAGFEPPPGWESNFDFHGGGYTGADAGGFSDFFESLFGRGGFRAAGGRGPGASAGGAMRGQDQTARIALDLEDAFQGGQKMLSLRVPEVDAHGRVVNRERTVRVNIPKGVRAGQQLRLSGQGMPGLGGGDAGDLYLEIEFRPHPLFRLDDRNLILELPVAPWEAALGATVKTPTPAGPVDLKIPAGSNAGRRLRLKGRGMPGKTPGDLIAILKIVLPERLDDETRTLYERLARESDFNPRKTLGV